Sequence from the Gallaecimonas xiamenensis 3-C-1 genome:
GGCGGCCCAGTATGCCAACGTCACCCAGCGAAAATGCTACAGCCCGGCCCTCACCCAGCAACTGTGCCCGTCCAACGCCCTGAAAAACGGCGGCAAGGGTTCCATCACCGAACAGCTGCTCGACGCCAGGGCCGACCTGACGTTGGGAGGCGGCTTTGCGTCCTTCAACGAACTGGCCCAAGCCGGTGATTGGGCCGGCCAGAGCCTGCTGGCCCAGGCCAAGGCCAGGGGCTACCAGGTGGTGCGTGACAAGGCGGCCCTGGCTGCGGTCAGCCATGCCGACCACAGTGCCCCCTTGCTGGGGTTGTTCAGCGACGGCCATATGCCGGTTGGTTGGACCGGACCCAAGGCCAGTTACCATGGCAACCTCAAGGGCGAACCGGTGACCTGCAAGGCCAATCCTGAGCACAAGGCCTCCATGCCGGCCCTGGCCGAGATGACTGAAAAGGCCATCAGCCTGCTAAAGGGCAATCCCAAAGGCTTTTTCCTGCAAGTGGAAAGCGCCTCTATCGACAAACAGAACCACGCCGCCAACCCCTGTGGGCAAATCGGTGAAACCGTGGCCCTGGACCAGGCGGTGCAAAAGGCCCTGGCCTTTGCCAAGGCCGACGGCCACACCCTGGTGATTGTCACCGCCGACCACGCCCATACCAGCCAAATCGTGTCCCTGGACACCAAGGCACCGGGCCTGACTCAGACCCTGCGCACCACCGAAGGGGGCTTGATGGCGGTGAGCTACGGTACCGCCGAAGAGGGCAGCATGGGCCATACCGGTACCCAGCTGCGGGTCGCCGCCTACGGCCCTGGCGCCGCCAATGTCATGGGGTTGACCGACCAGACCGATCTTTTCTTTACCATCAGCGCCGCCCTCGGCCTTTAACCGGGCCGCTTGAAAAAGGGAGCCGGCAGGCTCCTTTTTTTTGCCTAATACACCGGCCAGGGCGCGGCCTGGCTGGCTTTGCCGCAAGGGCAGGGCCAGGTTGTTGTCCGGCCCTGCCGCTTTGGGTTTGAGATCTGCCTAAAGGATCATGATAATGGGCCGCCTTTCCTACATGGACGAAACGTACGCGGTAGCAGGTCATGGAAGCACTTCATCTTATTCTTACCCTCTTTGTCATTGGCATGTCGATTTTCAGCCTGATCTCCTATTCCAGCCGGCGGGCCGACAGCCGCGCCTCAAGGGAGCAGTTGCTGGCTAAGGACAAGCACCATCGGTTGCTGACCCAAGAAGAACAGCAGCTTATCGCCGAGCTGGACAAGGCCGACTGGCAAAGTACCCACCAACAGGTGTTCTACCTCAAGGGAGAGTATCTGGGCCATGGCCTGGAAGGCGGTGAGATGCACCGCACCATAGGGGGGGTGGAAGTGGTGTTGCCCTTCGACGCTCTCAACCACGTGACCGAAGACAACCTGGCGGAAGTGGTGAACACCGACGGCAAGAAGATGCTGGTGGTGAGCCTGAACGACAGTTTTACCCTGGCCGGCGGCAAGGCCGACCAAGCCGCCCGCGAGGTCTCCAACGAGCGCTGGCAACAAGGGGCTGTCGGGGTACTGAATGACGACAGCGAGTTGCCGGAAGAATGGCAGGTCAAGGTGCTGAGCAGCCGCCAGGAAAGCCTGGAGGAAAGGCAGCTGCGTTATTCGCCCAGTTGGAAGATAGTGACCGCCCTGCTGCTGGCCGCCAGCCTGGCCTGTCTGGCCTGGAGTAACGATGACCCCCTGTTCTGGGGTATCCCGGCCCTGGTGTTCTTGGCCCTGGCCCTTTGGGCCTACAGCCGCAAAAGGGCATTGCCGGAACCGCTGAAGGTCAACTATGTCGAAGGGGTGCTGCGCAAGGTCAACGGCTTTTACCTGGTCGGCAACATGGAGGCCTATGTGCCCCCCGAGTGGCACGAAAGCAAGCTGCTGACCGGCCAGATCGAACGCTTCGAGATGCGTACCGACCATCAGCTGATGCAGGTGCCGCGCCTGGGCTTGACTCACAAGCCCAAGAAGCCGGCAGCCTGGGTCCATCACCTGGTATTGGGCTTGACCGCCTTGGTGATGCTGGGTTTGGGTCTTATCAATTTCAGCTCCCCCAAGGCCGATCTATTCTACAGCTGGCACTGGCTGATGGGCACCGAAGCGACCAACTACCACAGCCTTGCCGAGCTGAAAGCCAAGCCGCCGGCGGTTGGCGATTGGGTCTACCTGCGCGGAAAGGCCCGTTGCTGGGGCCGCTATGGGTACAGTGGCAGTCCCTGCGAGACCCTGCTGTTCGGGGCTCCCGAGGACCTGGGGCCGTTACCCGAGGCGTCTGCGGCCTGGCGCGAACTGCTGGAAAGCCAATGGTTTGAAAAAGCCAGCCTGAGCAGTTCAGAGCAGCTGTATCTGACCATGCTGGCCGTTCAGAGTGGCCGCCACTTTGACCCCAGTAGCCTTCGAACCCTGACCGATCCCAACAAACTGGTGCTGCTGGTAGAGCGGGCCTGTGCCAGCGGCTGCGACTACGCCACCCAGACCCTGACCGAGCTGATGGACGAAGACTGGTCGACACTGCTGGAAAAGGCCCGTAAAGGCGAACTGGAGCCGGTGCTATTGAACAGCAGCAGAGCGGCACAGGTCTCGCGTAGCCTCGATAACGAAGCCGACACCGAGATGCGGCAACTGGCCAACCAAAGCTGGCACCAGCTCGAAGGGAAGGCCTCTTTGGGCCAGCTGCTGGAAGTGTGGCCTTCGCCCCTTTATTGGCCGACCGAGACCGCCGCCAGCGACTACCAGAGCTACCTGGCCCTGAAAAAGATGGCCGGTCCCGAAGGGCAGGAAAGCATAGCGGTGCCGGCCGTAGTTATTGCCAACGGCGAGCGCCTGGTGCTTGATAGCGGCTACTACATGGACAGGCCTTGGCCTTTCCTCAGCGGCGGCCTCTATCTGGCGCTCAGCGCCTTATTGGCCCTGTGCCAACTACTGTTGGCCTGGCGAGGGGCTCGCAGGCAAGGTTGAATAAAAGGCGCCGTCGGCGCCTTTTTTCTATCAAGTCCATGGCTCGACAGGACTTTTTCAGACAAGGGCGATAAGCTGGGAAGGTCAAAGGAGTTCGGCATGCTCAAAGAAGAATTCGATTACCTGTCCAACCTCACCCAACTGGTGATGGACTACCTGGTGACCTACGGTTTTCAGCTGCTGGGGGCACTGTTTGTTCTCTTCCTTGGTTGGATGTTGTCGGCCTGGGTGGGGCGCTCGGTGCAGCGCCTGGGCGACAGCCGCCAGTGGGACCAGACCCTGGTGCGCTTTTTTGCCAACCTGGGCCGGATCATGGTGCTGGGTATTTTCGTGGTGATCGCCGCCGGTAAAATCGGTATCACCATCAGCCCTCTCATCGCCGCCATCGGCGCCGCCACCTTCGGGCTGAGTCTCGCCTTGCAGGGGCCGGTGTCCAACTATGGGGCCGGCATCGCCCTTATCCTGACCCGCCCCTATGCGGTGGGAGACACCCTGGAATTGCTGGGCCAGGCCGGCCAGGTGGACTCAGTTACCCTGGGCCAAACGGTGCTGGTAACCGAAGACGGCGAGCACATCCACATTCCCAACCGCAAGGTGCTGGGAGAGATCTTCCAAAACTCCAAGGGCCACAAGCTGGTGGAAACCACCTTGCTGTTACCCCCCGATGCCGACCCCGAACTGGCCATTGCCGCCGTTGAGGCCCTGCTGGCCCAGCGGCAGCAGGACGATGCTCCCAGGGCCCAGGTGGGCATAGACGCCTTTACGCCCTTAGGGGTGCAGCTGGTGGTGCGCAGCTGGCTGGACACGGCCCGCTACCACCAGGCCCGGCTGGCACTGAATCTGAGCCTTTATCGCTGCCTCAAAGCAGCCGGCATGACGCCGGCCAGCCCGGGCGGCCTGCTGGCCTTGAGCCAGCACCTCAACACAAAAGGAGACGCCTGATGAAAGGCACCATGACCTTGGCCCTGGCCACCCTGGCCCTGGTGGGCTGTAGCCAGGCCAGCACCGCCCAAAGCGCACCTGCCAAGTTGCAGCCCATCAAGGAGAAGAAAATGGAGCAAAGCGCCGCCCTCACCATCGAAGGTAAAGTGGTGTTCCAGCCCATGGAAGGGGGCTTTTACGGCATCATCGACGATAAGGGCCAGAAGTGGCTGCCCCTGGGATTGCCGGCCGAAATGCGCCGGGCCGGCCTGCGGGTCAAGGTGGAGGCCAGCAAGGCCGACGTGATGACCATACAGCAGTGGGGTACCCCCATCCGCATCAACAGCATCACAATCCTTGATGATAAGGACGTTGTGGGCCAAGGCGAGCAATATTGAGCACGTGGCGGGCAAAGCCAGCGCCCGCCTCTTCGAAGATATTGAACACTTCGAT
This genomic interval carries:
- a CDS encoding IgaA/UmoB family intracellular growth attenuator; its protein translation is MEALHLILTLFVIGMSIFSLISYSSRRADSRASREQLLAKDKHHRLLTQEEQQLIAELDKADWQSTHQQVFYLKGEYLGHGLEGGEMHRTIGGVEVVLPFDALNHVTEDNLAEVVNTDGKKMLVVSLNDSFTLAGGKADQAAREVSNERWQQGAVGVLNDDSELPEEWQVKVLSSRQESLEERQLRYSPSWKIVTALLLAASLACLAWSNDDPLFWGIPALVFLALALWAYSRKRALPEPLKVNYVEGVLRKVNGFYLVGNMEAYVPPEWHESKLLTGQIERFEMRTDHQLMQVPRLGLTHKPKKPAAWVHHLVLGLTALVMLGLGLINFSSPKADLFYSWHWLMGTEATNYHSLAELKAKPPAVGDWVYLRGKARCWGRYGYSGSPCETLLFGAPEDLGPLPEASAAWRELLESQWFEKASLSSSEQLYLTMLAVQSGRHFDPSSLRTLTDPNKLVLLVERACASGCDYATQTLTELMDEDWSTLLEKARKGELEPVLLNSSRAAQVSRSLDNEADTEMRQLANQSWHQLEGKASLGQLLEVWPSPLYWPTETAASDYQSYLALKKMAGPEGQESIAVPAVVIANGERLVLDSGYYMDRPWPFLSGGLYLALSALLALCQLLLAWRGARRQG
- a CDS encoding mechanosensitive ion channel family protein yields the protein MLKEEFDYLSNLTQLVMDYLVTYGFQLLGALFVLFLGWMLSAWVGRSVQRLGDSRQWDQTLVRFFANLGRIMVLGIFVVIAAGKIGITISPLIAAIGAATFGLSLALQGPVSNYGAGIALILTRPYAVGDTLELLGQAGQVDSVTLGQTVLVTEDGEHIHIPNRKVLGEIFQNSKGHKLVETTLLLPPDADPELAIAAVEALLAQRQQDDAPRAQVGIDAFTPLGVQLVVRSWLDTARYHQARLALNLSLYRCLKAAGMTPASPGGLLALSQHLNTKGDA
- the phoA gene encoding alkaline phosphatase; its protein translation is MSFRSLSLLSLALAGVLQSAYAASAADLFDRSAKGNLSEKGGARRLNTDMTEALRAALVKGPVHNVILFIGDGMGDSEITLARNYAEGAGGYFKGIDALPITGQYSHYSLDKASGKPNYVTDSAASATAWSTGTKSYNGAIGVDIHEKAHPSLLKLAKAAGKATGNVTTAEIQDATPAAQYANVTQRKCYSPALTQQLCPSNALKNGGKGSITEQLLDARADLTLGGGFASFNELAQAGDWAGQSLLAQAKARGYQVVRDKAALAAVSHADHSAPLLGLFSDGHMPVGWTGPKASYHGNLKGEPVTCKANPEHKASMPALAEMTEKAISLLKGNPKGFFLQVESASIDKQNHAANPCGQIGETVALDQAVQKALAFAKADGHTLVIVTADHAHTSQIVSLDTKAPGLTQTLRTTEGGLMAVSYGTAEEGSMGHTGTQLRVAAYGPGAANVMGLTDQTDLFFTISAALGL